One region of Exiguobacterium acetylicum genomic DNA includes:
- a CDS encoding class F sortase codes for MKRWLLPASIILMVASVGTLLFLLFGQTKPDTSNITQGDPKTESAASSETKEEDPLKPSEIFKKEFKDLSATEVELPKQLFIPKHDIKTKVEQVGLDKDGAMATPKNEQQAGWYKFGPRPGDVGNAVIDGHTDTKTGPAIFYKLHELKKGDPVEITDASGRKLVFRVKELVQYDHLKAPLKKIFGPADTRNLNLITCIGTYDQNQGTYDDRLVVFTELDEKASDPVKTPPKPATNIRVSGGFINWYASTDEDVVKYNVYQEKDGKRKKLGTTESIERKAFPLPEDATGRFVVTAVSKAGIESEDAFSAVQK; via the coding sequence ATGAAACGTTGGTTATTACCGGCGAGCATCATCTTAATGGTCGCATCGGTCGGAACGTTATTGTTCCTCTTGTTCGGTCAAACAAAACCGGATACATCAAACATCACGCAAGGTGACCCCAAAACAGAATCCGCGGCCTCTTCCGAGACGAAGGAAGAAGATCCGCTCAAGCCGTCTGAAATCTTCAAGAAGGAGTTCAAGGACCTCTCGGCAACGGAGGTCGAGCTTCCGAAACAACTCTTCATCCCGAAGCACGATATCAAGACGAAAGTCGAACAGGTCGGGCTCGATAAGGATGGTGCAATGGCGACACCTAAAAATGAACAACAAGCTGGCTGGTACAAGTTTGGTCCGCGTCCGGGTGACGTCGGCAATGCCGTCATCGACGGTCACACCGATACGAAGACCGGGCCAGCAATCTTCTATAAGTTGCATGAGCTGAAGAAAGGTGACCCGGTCGAAATCACCGATGCGTCCGGACGGAAGCTCGTCTTCCGCGTCAAAGAGCTCGTCCAGTACGATCACTTAAAAGCACCACTCAAGAAAATCTTTGGTCCAGCCGATACTCGGAACCTGAACTTGATCACCTGTATCGGAACGTATGATCAGAACCAAGGCACGTACGACGATCGTCTCGTCGTCTTCACGGAGCTTGACGAAAAAGCATCGGATCCAGTCAAGACACCACCAAAACCGGCGACGAACATTCGCGTCAGTGGTGGATTCATCAACTGGTATGCGTCAACCGATGAAGACGTCGTCAAGTACAACGTCTATCAAGAGAAGGATGGAAAACGCAAAAAACTCGGTACGACAGAATCGATCGAGCGTAAAGCGTTCCCACTCCCTGAAGATGCAACAGGTCGTTTCGTCGTCACAGCGGTCAGTAAAGCCGGCATCGAATCAGAAGACGCGTTCAGCGCCGTCCAGAAATGA
- a CDS encoding class D sortase, with translation MMRRVSTLLLVIGLALLGYVGYQKLTVQQTLTTELAKAKDVVQAEGTSSTTSKSAATSKQAKEKTEDVLFQTGETVGYLKVPSLEMELPVLEGVDDATLAKGVGHHPETAFPGQGDRIFLAGHNDTTFSKISKLKKGDEVVLYLANGSYRYVMQSSEIVDYKDTRVLESTKQESLVVSTCYPFYNVTDSTERYLIYFEPVEEDAS, from the coding sequence ATGATGCGACGCGTATCAACGCTGTTACTTGTCATCGGACTTGCCTTACTTGGATATGTCGGGTATCAAAAACTGACGGTCCAGCAAACCTTGACGACGGAACTCGCAAAAGCAAAAGATGTCGTGCAGGCGGAAGGAACGTCTTCGACGACATCAAAATCAGCAGCAACGAGCAAACAAGCGAAGGAGAAGACGGAGGACGTCCTCTTCCAAACCGGTGAGACGGTCGGTTATTTAAAAGTGCCGTCACTTGAAATGGAGTTGCCGGTGCTTGAAGGCGTAGATGACGCGACACTCGCAAAAGGCGTCGGGCATCATCCGGAGACAGCCTTTCCAGGGCAAGGCGACCGGATTTTCCTCGCTGGGCATAACGATACGACATTCTCGAAAATCAGTAAGTTGAAGAAGGGCGATGAGGTCGTCCTCTATCTCGCGAACGGATCCTATCGCTACGTCATGCAATCGAGCGAGATTGTCGATTACAAAGACACGCGGGTTCTTGAGTCAACGAAGCAGGAGTCGCTCGTCGTCTCGACCTGTTATCCGTTTTATAACGTCACAGATAGTACGGAACGGTATTTGATCTACTTTGAACCCGTCGAGGAGGATGCGTCATGA
- a CDS encoding winged helix-turn-helix transcriptional regulator, whose translation MDSRHTEEQADLLALQKFQHNFENSLKSSIIYLLRDGALTIGELEQRIDQSHGQILEQLQELIEDGLVIQQMSEKVHGLAYYLTAPAEDLVRQFKESIRWSKQHIRF comes from the coding sequence ATGGATTCACGTCATACCGAAGAACAAGCCGATTTACTCGCATTACAGAAATTCCAGCACAACTTCGAGAACAGTTTGAAGTCGAGTATCATTTATCTCTTGCGTGATGGTGCGTTGACAATCGGGGAACTCGAGCAACGGATCGATCAGTCGCACGGTCAAATCCTCGAACAGCTGCAAGAATTGATCGAAGATGGACTCGTCATCCAGCAAATGTCCGAGAAAGTGCACGGACTGGCCTATTATTTGACGGCACCGGCTGAAGACCTCGTCCGTCAGTTTAAGGAATCGATTCGCTGGAGTAAACAGCACATTCGATTCTAA
- a CDS encoding NAD(P)-dependent oxidoreductase: protein MQLGWIGLGHMGVPMATRLLDGGHGLTVYNRTYEKTAPLTERGATAVKEAQDVVRQSDIIFVMLADGPAVASVIEDITPALSGKMIVNLSTISPEETKDMAHLVEDSGGTYLESPVSGSVPVAKNGQLVLLAGGDAKVIATCQPYLDLLGKETIHFGPHGSGSAAKLAINLLLAVVGQGVAETLLLGEGAGLEKEKLIQMISASGMNTPLFTGKRDMYRKNDFPSAFPLRLMAKDLGLITAEAKRQQIKLPLAQATDASYAEAKPTYGDADMAAIYLALQEK, encoded by the coding sequence ATGCAACTTGGATGGATTGGGTTAGGACATATGGGGGTACCGATGGCAACACGTCTACTTGACGGCGGTCATGGCTTGACCGTCTACAACCGGACGTATGAAAAAACAGCTCCGCTGACTGAACGAGGAGCAACAGCTGTCAAAGAAGCACAGGACGTCGTGCGTCAAAGCGATATCATCTTCGTCATGCTCGCGGACGGACCAGCTGTCGCATCCGTCATCGAAGACATCACACCCGCTCTTAGCGGTAAAATGATCGTTAATTTAAGTACGATCTCACCGGAAGAAACGAAGGACATGGCACACCTCGTCGAAGACAGTGGCGGAACGTATCTCGAATCACCGGTCTCGGGATCCGTTCCGGTCGCTAAAAACGGTCAGCTCGTCTTACTTGCCGGTGGTGACGCAAAAGTCATCGCGACCTGTCAGCCCTATCTCGACCTACTCGGCAAGGAAACGATTCATTTCGGACCACATGGCTCAGGCAGTGCAGCGAAGCTCGCCATTAATTTATTGCTCGCTGTCGTCGGGCAAGGGGTCGCGGAGACATTGTTACTTGGAGAAGGTGCGGGGCTCGAGAAAGAGAAGCTGATTCAGATGATTAGTGCTTCCGGGATGAACACCCCACTATTTACCGGAAAACGCGACATGTACCGGAAGAATGACTTCCCGTCGGCCTTCCCGCTCCGTCTGATGGCAAAGGATTTAGGTCTGATCACGGCTGAAGCAAAACGCCAACAGATCAAGCTGCCACTTGCACAAGCGACGGACGCTAGCTACGCTGAAGCAAAACCGACTTATGGTGATGCGGACATGGCAGCAATTTATCTCGCGTTACAAGAAAAATAA
- a CDS encoding adhesive domain-containing protein — MKKKAPDFRKKMNRHHRNHTRRLVKLLAASSLALSPISFTYTKTEAAENSEKKFQTQQSQFANSVRNSLVQGPNRVSLAEVQLLTDVAVNANLTEQPDNYDLALNLTGVGLADAEVLNPDRVAVFNIPDLAGKMQANGNASVSVELLPITLEDLPTLKGQLDPLTGTVADTVTDLLAGIDRLQRTPVVGSLLRVEGLTELTDALDNLQNLDTALSELLDYEGSAPVTINPDGSIVIDFSDGLGQHLDTLTKQVVQDALTDLVKAITNLKLSGIAGNLINPVLNPVKALLPGVNNVLTAVTNDTVNLSNELVGVQVLGPTSVSANIIVDKPAGVAQDEVVVTGSVVNTSAIDAQLLADLDGQDTIVFDEEADGDADADADADADADADADADADADADADADADADADADADADADADADADADADADADADADADADADADADADADADADADADADADADADADADADADADADADADADADADADADADADADADADADADADADADADADADADADADADADADADADADADADADADADADADADADADADADADADADADADADADADADADADADADADADADADADADADADADADADADADADADADADADADADADADADADADADADADADADADADADADADADADADADADADADADADADADADADADADADADADADADADADADADADADADADADADADADADADADADADADADADADADADADADADADADADADADADADADADADADADADADADADADADADADADSDADADADADADADADADADADADADADADSDADADADADADADADADADADADADADADADADADADADADADADADADADQDNDGDNDNNNGGDKDNDNDGKEDPDNVSNPNDDNDNDNVIIPIPVVTPPTTPPGNGPGVTPTPGMSPVSGPNVKPAPSTGTVNGPSVKPTLPANTVGAPINKSPLVSKPITQPVKRIVGGTLPNTSENLFLITLMGMLATAAGLFTKLFRRRPQE; from the coding sequence ATGAAGAAAAAAGCACCTGATTTTCGAAAGAAGATGAATCGACACCATAGAAACCACACACGAAGACTAGTAAAACTGCTGGCAGCGTCCTCTCTCGCCCTCTCTCCGATCTCATTCACCTATACGAAAACCGAAGCAGCTGAGAATTCTGAAAAGAAGTTTCAGACGCAACAAAGTCAATTCGCGAACTCGGTTCGAAACTCGCTTGTCCAAGGACCGAATCGAGTCAGTTTAGCTGAAGTTCAACTATTGACGGATGTCGCGGTCAATGCAAATCTGACGGAACAACCGGATAACTATGATTTAGCCCTTAATTTAACCGGAGTCGGATTAGCCGATGCGGAGGTATTGAACCCGGACCGGGTGGCCGTCTTCAACATTCCAGATTTAGCGGGAAAAATGCAGGCGAATGGTAATGCGTCAGTCAGTGTTGAACTATTACCCATTACACTTGAAGATTTACCGACGCTGAAAGGTCAACTCGATCCTCTGACGGGAACAGTAGCAGATACTGTGACTGACCTATTAGCGGGTATCGATCGATTACAACGTACTCCAGTCGTAGGTAGTTTATTGAGAGTAGAAGGGCTCACAGAATTAACCGATGCCCTGGATAATCTACAAAATTTAGATACCGCACTGTCAGAACTTCTAGATTATGAAGGCTCTGCTCCAGTCACGATTAATCCGGATGGTTCAATCGTGATTGATTTTAGTGATGGTTTAGGGCAACATCTTGATACGTTAACGAAACAAGTCGTTCAAGACGCCTTGACCGATTTGGTCAAGGCCATCACTAATTTAAAATTATCCGGAATAGCAGGAAATTTAATTAATCCTGTTTTAAACCCGGTTAAAGCTCTTTTACCAGGTGTAAATAATGTTCTGACTGCTGTAACGAACGATACGGTGAACTTATCGAATGAACTCGTAGGTGTACAAGTACTTGGACCAACTTCTGTTAGTGCCAATATCATCGTTGATAAACCGGCTGGGGTTGCTCAAGACGAAGTTGTTGTTACAGGATCTGTCGTCAATACGTCTGCAATCGATGCACAACTGCTGGCTGATCTAGATGGTCAAGATACGATCGTCTTTGATGAAGAGGCAGATGGAGATGCGGATGCCGACGCGGATGCCGATGCCGATGCCGACGCCGACGCAGATGCCGACGCGGACGCTGATGCGGACGCTGATGCGGACGCCGATGCTGATGCCGATGCGGATGCTGATGCCGATGCTGATGCCGATGCTGACGCCGACGCAGATGCCGACGCTGATGCGGACGCCGATGCTGATGCCGATGCGGATGCGGACGCCGATGCGGATGCGGATGCTGATGCAGATGCGGATGCTGATGCCGATGCCGATGCTGACGCCGACGCAGATGCGGATGCGGATGCCGATGCCGATGCGGATGCCGACGCTGATGCTGACGCTGATGCGGATGCTGACGCTGATGCGGACGCTGATGCCGATGCGGATGCTGATGCCGATGCTGATGCCGATGCGGATGCCGATGCTGATGCTGACGCGGATGCGGATGCCGATGCGGATGCGGATGCCGACGCTGATGCGGATGCGGATGCCGACGCCGATGCGGATGCGGATGCGGATGCTGACGCGGATGCCGATGCTGATGCCGACGCCGATGCCGACGCGGATGCGGATGCTGATGCTGATGCGGATGCCGACGCGGATGCGGATGCGGATGCGGACGCCGATGCGGATGCGGATGCTGACGCCGATGCGGATGCTGATGCGGATGCTGACGCCGACGCTGATGCGGATGCCGACGCTGATGCGGATGCCGACGCTGATGCGGATGCCGACGCCGATGCGGATGCTGACGCCGATGCGGATGCTGATGCTGACGCAGATGCTGATGCAGACGCGGATGCGGATGCCGATGCTGATGCCGACGCCGATGCGGATGCCGATGCCGATGCGGATGCTGACGCCGATGCGGATGCTGACGCGGATGCGGATGCTGATGCGGATGCGGACGCCGATGCGGATGCTGACGCTGATGCGGATGCCGATGCCGATGCGGATGCCGACGCTGACGCCGACGCGGATGCTGATGCCGACGCGGATGCGGATGCGGATGCCGATGCGGATGCTGACGCGGATGCGGATGCTGATGCGGATGCGGATGCTGACGCCGATGCCGACGCTGATGCTGACGCCGATGCGGATGCTGATGCGGATGCGGATGCGGATGCCGATGCGGATGCTGACGCTGACGCAGATGCGGATGCTGACGCCGACGCTGATGCCGATGCCGACGCGGATGCGGATGCGGATGCCGACGCCGACGCAGATGCCGATGCTGACGCAGATGCGGATGCCGACGCCGATTCGGATGCTGACGCGGATGCTGACGCGGATGCTGACGCTGATGCCGATGCGGATGCCGATGCAGATGCCGATGCTGACGCTGACGCCGATTCGGATGCTGACGCGGATGCGGATGCTGACGCCGATGCGGATGCTGACGCGGATGCTGACGCGGATGCAGATGCAGATGCTGACGCTGACGCTGACGCTGATGCGGATGCCGATGCGGATGCCGACGCGGATGCGGATGCCGACGCCGATGCGGATCAAGATAATGATGGTGACAATGATAATAACAATGGTGGAGACAAGGATAACGACAATGATGGGAAAGAGGATCCAGACAACGTCTCGAATCCGAACGATGATAACGACAATGACAATGTCATCATCCCAATCCCGGTCGTCACGCCTCCAACGACTCCACCAGGAAATGGTCCAGGTGTCACACCAACTCCTGGCATGAGCCCTGTCTCAGGTCCGAACGTCAAGCCAGCTCCTTCGACTGGCACTGTAAACGGACCAAGCGTCAAGCCGACATTGCCAGCGAACACAGTCGGTGCACCGATTAATAAATCACCACTCGTCTCAAAACCGATCACTCAACCCGTTAAACGAATCGTTGGTGGCACGTTACCGAACACTTCGGAAAATCTGTTCTTGATCACCCTCATGGGAATGCTTGCGACAGCTGCCGGATTGTTCACGAAACTGTTCCGCCGCCGTCCACAAGAGTAA
- a CDS encoding YheC/YheD family protein yields the protein MTRIGILRLNKKPQFRDKIACVIGASMGVDIFFFRPRDVDFENRTIRGLFFDEDAWHPGMYEFPDVIYNHLPLSDADKELFNRLAAEIPFTTHRIGNKNVVLRQLAQEGSFQDVLIPMHWVKKGKAIFPLIEKYGKIVFKPANGKQGQRIYTIEPEGDQYRFSHLLESTVCSTGELISRIEEETKRNPMIVQPFIASQTIHGHSYCMRIHVAKGANGRWKLVKYFPFVSNNHQESVSHLSHGAFSTTRMDIFMKQNYPDQHEAISRRIVDFARRFPVYFESFYAYPLDALGIDVGIGADGKIYLYEVNSLPGTRYVEFQAEYLAVQYCQYLATHGRPGVHGLDRGWMKERIEA from the coding sequence ATGACACGAATCGGAATTTTGCGCCTGAATAAGAAACCTCAGTTTCGCGATAAGATTGCCTGCGTCATCGGTGCCTCGATGGGCGTTGACATTTTCTTTTTCCGACCGCGCGATGTCGACTTCGAAAATCGGACGATCCGCGGACTCTTCTTTGACGAAGATGCCTGGCACCCAGGTATGTATGAATTTCCGGACGTCATCTACAATCATTTGCCGCTCAGTGATGCAGACAAGGAATTGTTTAATCGTCTCGCAGCCGAGATTCCCTTTACGACGCACCGGATTGGCAATAAAAACGTCGTCTTACGTCAACTCGCGCAAGAAGGATCGTTTCAGGATGTCTTGATTCCGATGCACTGGGTAAAGAAAGGAAAGGCGATTTTTCCACTGATTGAAAAGTACGGAAAAATCGTCTTCAAGCCGGCGAACGGAAAACAAGGGCAACGGATTTATACGATCGAACCGGAGGGAGACCAGTACCGGTTCAGCCATCTACTCGAGTCGACCGTCTGTTCGACAGGGGAATTGATTAGCCGCATCGAAGAAGAGACGAAACGGAATCCGATGATCGTCCAGCCGTTCATTGCCTCGCAAACGATTCATGGCCATTCGTATTGCATGCGGATCCATGTCGCGAAGGGAGCGAACGGTCGATGGAAACTCGTCAAATATTTTCCGTTCGTCAGCAACAATCACCAAGAATCGGTCAGCCATCTCAGTCACGGGGCATTCTCGACGACGCGGATGGACATCTTCATGAAGCAGAACTATCCGGATCAACATGAAGCGATTTCGCGACGGATCGTCGACTTTGCGCGACGGTTCCCCGTTTATTTCGAATCGTTTTATGCCTACCCGCTCGATGCGCTCGGGATCGATGTCGGGATCGGGGCGGATGGGAAAATCTATCTCTATGAGGTCAACAGCTTGCCTGGTACGCGCTACGTCGAGTTTCAGGCAGAGTATCTCGCAGTCCAGTATTGCCAGTACCTTGCGACACATGGGCGTCCCGGTGTACATGGGCTCGATCGGGGATGGATGAAGGAACGGATCGAGGCTTAG
- a CDS encoding HAMP domain-containing sensor histidine kinase, giving the protein MKWINHTIGRQLMFAFYMVFVALSITSAIVYFYTEQKIDQANATFDDLRERRTNANALANEWTVAQSNVKSYLLTGSRETLDAVKTNQQEINRLTTWFEKYAVYEQGKEYATATRQMYDDYFGTSLPLLNEYVEGKKDGKINEDFVNPDTLAALSNGKDLFTENGTLRGSVSLSDADVDMTRIDTLLADYLTLIQGKEVDAKNDLLGEMRVAQFIWLSNLVVLILVLFSLVRPFISRVTKQVNTLSRDSALLATGEDIQAIPLPKRKDELHTLTTSFNQMAASIADNKVHMLAKNEELQAQQEELVAQQEELQAQQEELEEALDITLRSEQHLKYRNELTETLASRETLTAYPEIIEKLVSITHSEIGALLFLDQQEVRSTIDYGMTEEMVGRLVSDDQSLLHRARLLKRPVHSSKQVAHESPLPYPYYMYEVAVPVMDPSKEHMIACIYLVRYRDAFTTEQMNDILSFSHQLSLSLLRMGIYEEMIREKNKTTQLLNSIREAVVYIEHETDELLVNEPLMTLFPEVPTSFEDEERSAFEQAMQSLADIIDEPAAFERYIEQIVELDLPKDSLIVSIRKHSTYIQIYAEKIEVDGTWVGTMLVLRDVTKETEAERMKEEFVSTVSHELRTPLSSIYGFTELMLNKRFEEERQRKYLQTIHSETGRLTTLVNDFLDVQRMESSEHRYEMTTFDVVELAQDLIEFYDVSHETHQIDFEARGPIMIDGDAEKMKQLLNNLLSNAVKYSPSGGTVLIRITNELGFAQIRIQDEGIGIPQDALPKLFDKFYRVDNSETRKIGGTGLGLSICKEIVKHHNGTIDVESVVGVGSTFTIRFPIAVISTILTYED; this is encoded by the coding sequence GTGAAATGGATCAATCATACCATCGGTCGCCAATTGATGTTCGCCTTCTATATGGTGTTCGTCGCTCTCAGCATCACGTCTGCGATCGTTTATTTCTATACGGAACAGAAGATCGATCAGGCGAATGCGACATTCGATGACTTACGTGAGCGTCGAACGAATGCAAATGCCCTCGCGAATGAGTGGACGGTCGCGCAAAGTAACGTCAAATCCTATTTATTGACCGGCTCACGGGAAACGCTTGATGCCGTCAAGACGAATCAACAGGAAATCAATCGCTTGACGACATGGTTCGAGAAGTACGCCGTATACGAGCAAGGAAAAGAGTACGCAACCGCGACACGTCAAATGTATGACGATTATTTCGGAACGTCGCTTCCGCTCCTCAACGAATACGTCGAAGGAAAAAAAGACGGAAAGATCAACGAAGATTTTGTAAATCCTGACACGCTCGCTGCTCTTTCCAATGGGAAAGACCTGTTCACCGAAAACGGTACGTTACGCGGATCGGTCAGTTTATCAGACGCTGATGTTGACATGACACGGATCGATACGTTACTTGCCGATTATCTGACGCTGATTCAAGGGAAGGAAGTCGATGCGAAGAACGATCTTCTAGGTGAAATGCGTGTTGCCCAGTTTATCTGGCTCTCGAATCTCGTCGTCTTGATTCTCGTCCTCTTCTCGCTCGTACGTCCGTTCATCAGCCGCGTCACGAAGCAGGTCAACACACTGTCTCGCGACAGCGCCTTACTTGCGACGGGAGAAGACATTCAAGCAATCCCCTTGCCTAAACGAAAGGACGAGCTGCATACGCTGACGACATCGTTCAATCAGATGGCGGCATCGATTGCCGATAACAAGGTCCATATGCTGGCGAAGAACGAAGAACTTCAAGCACAACAAGAAGAGCTCGTCGCTCAGCAAGAAGAACTCCAAGCGCAGCAGGAGGAACTCGAAGAAGCACTTGATATCACACTTCGGAGTGAACAACACCTGAAGTACCGCAATGAATTGACGGAGACGCTCGCTTCTCGTGAGACGTTGACGGCTTATCCGGAAATCATCGAAAAGCTCGTCTCCATCACGCATTCTGAAATCGGTGCCCTGTTGTTCCTTGATCAACAAGAAGTCCGCTCGACGATTGATTACGGGATGACGGAAGAGATGGTCGGTCGTCTTGTCTCTGACGATCAGTCACTCTTGCATCGCGCACGTCTCTTGAAGCGTCCCGTCCATTCATCAAAACAGGTCGCACACGAGAGCCCGCTACCGTATCCGTACTATATGTATGAGGTCGCAGTTCCGGTCATGGATCCGTCAAAAGAGCACATGATTGCCTGCATCTATCTCGTTCGTTACCGTGATGCCTTCACGACGGAACAGATGAATGACATCCTGTCATTCTCGCATCAATTGTCACTCTCTCTCCTCCGGATGGGAATCTATGAAGAAATGATCCGTGAGAAAAACAAGACGACGCAACTATTGAACTCGATTCGCGAAGCTGTCGTCTACATCGAACATGAGACAGATGAGTTACTCGTCAACGAACCGTTGATGACGTTGTTCCCGGAAGTTCCGACATCGTTCGAAGACGAAGAACGTTCTGCGTTCGAGCAAGCGATGCAGTCATTAGCTGACATCATTGATGAACCCGCAGCATTCGAACGGTACATCGAACAGATCGTTGAACTCGATTTACCGAAAGATAGCTTGATCGTCTCGATCCGCAAGCACAGTACCTATATCCAGATTTACGCCGAGAAGATCGAAGTCGACGGCACATGGGTCGGTACGATGCTTGTCCTCCGTGATGTGACGAAAGAAACGGAAGCCGAGCGGATGAAGGAAGAGTTCGTCTCGACCGTCTCGCATGAATTGCGGACACCACTCTCTTCGATCTATGGCTTCACGGAGCTGATGCTCAACAAACGGTTCGAGGAAGAACGGCAACGGAAGTATCTGCAGACGATTCACTCCGAGACCGGTCGCCTGACGACGCTTGTCAATGACTTCCTCGACGTCCAGCGCATGGAGTCGAGTGAACATCGTTATGAGATGACGACGTTCGATGTCGTCGAACTCGCCCAAGACTTGATTGAGTTCTATGATGTCTCGCACGAGACGCACCAGATTGATTTCGAAGCCCGTGGACCGATCATGATCGACGGTGATGCGGAAAAGATGAAGCAGTTGCTGAACAATCTACTCAGTAATGCCGTCAAGTACTCCCCAAGCGGTGGTACGGTCTTGATACGGATTACAAACGAACTTGGTTTCGCTCAAATCCGGATCCAAGATGAGGGTATCGGAATTCCGCAAGATGCTCTTCCGAAATTGTTCGATAAGTTCTATCGTGTCGATAACTCCGAGACGCGAAAAATCGGTGGAACTGGTCTTGGTCTCTCGATCTGTAAGGAGATCGTCAAACACCACAACGGAACGATCGATGTCGAGTCCGTCGTCGGTGTCGGATCAACCTTTACGATTCGGTTCCCGATTGCTGTCATCTCGACGATTCTCACATATGAAGATTAA
- a CDS encoding AI-2E family transporter: MQKMFENKWYRFAWWVMTLLIIVWIGDHVTFLFRPVAILLQMVVPPLAIAGILYYVLLPIVELLEKKMKRRPAVLIVLVGLIGILTTLGFIFGPMLSEQITQFVNSIPTLATQFQRQLIDVRDQLENSAAFSRFLSGPDNLFNKFSGNISEYATTFLKNIGTGVGGFVSVLTTTVVTIVIIPIMLIYMLLDGDKLKGNLVKLMPYEYHKETKKILGDVHLTIMSYIRGQVIVSIGVGIIAYIGYLIIGIDYALLLALFATLTNIIPFLGPVLGVIPALIVGFIQDPILAIYAIIVMTVAQQIDSHIMSPLVQGKTLDVHPLTIIIVLLVAGNIAGFFGVLLGVPFYAVMKVVILNIRRLYHLRSQKKMVITEEEKTFDTIITERD, translated from the coding sequence ATGCAAAAAATGTTTGAAAACAAATGGTATCGATTCGCCTGGTGGGTCATGACGTTACTGATCATCGTTTGGATTGGCGATCATGTCACGTTCCTGTTCCGACCGGTCGCGATTCTGCTTCAGATGGTCGTACCACCCCTTGCGATCGCCGGGATTCTCTATTATGTCCTGCTACCGATCGTCGAGTTACTTGAGAAGAAGATGAAACGGCGTCCGGCTGTCTTAATCGTCCTCGTCGGACTGATCGGGATTTTGACGACACTCGGATTCATCTTTGGTCCGATGCTGTCAGAACAGATCACACAGTTCGTAAATTCGATTCCGACACTCGCCACACAATTCCAGCGCCAATTGATTGATGTCCGGGATCAACTCGAGAACAGCGCAGCCTTTTCACGCTTCTTGTCAGGACCAGATAACTTGTTTAATAAGTTCTCGGGCAACATCTCGGAATATGCAACGACGTTCCTTAAGAACATCGGTACGGGTGTCGGTGGGTTCGTCAGTGTCCTGACGACGACGGTCGTGACGATCGTCATCATTCCGATCATGTTGATCTACATGTTGCTTGACGGCGATAAGCTGAAAGGCAATCTCGTCAAGCTGATGCCGTACGAGTATCATAAGGAAACGAAGAAAATCCTTGGGGACGTTCACTTGACGATCATGAGCTACATCCGCGGGCAAGTCATCGTCAGCATCGGGGTCGGGATCATCGCCTATATCGGATATCTGATCATCGGGATTGATTATGCGTTGTTGCTCGCCTTGTTTGCGACACTGACGAATATCATTCCGTTCCTCGGACCTGTCCTCGGTGTTATTCCGGCATTGATCGTCGGGTTCATTCAGGATCCAATTCTTGCGATTTATGCAATCATCGTCATGACAGTCGCGCAACAGATTGATTCGCACATCATGTCACCACTCGTGCAAGGGAAGACGCTTGACGTTCATCCGCTAACGATCATCATCGTCTTACTCGTCGCTGGTAACATCGCTGGTTTCTTCGGCGTCTTGCTAGGTGTTCCGTTCTATGCTGTCATGAAGGTCGTCATCTTGAACATTCGTCGTCTCTATCATCTTCGGTCGCAAAAGAAGATGGTCATCACGGAGGAAGAGAAGACGTTCGATACGATCATCACAGAGCGCGATTGA